A section of the Rhodobacteraceae bacterium M382 genome encodes:
- a CDS encoding DMT family transporter, whose amino-acid sequence MTNPDRTGTAILLSLLALVLFDLMGLIIKHLSVSYSAAELSAWRNLFGLVPAFVALWSARAWRQGVRNWHISQWPLACARGFIVTFAQFLFYLSLGHMAFATASTITYANALFMTALAVPLLGEKVGWVRWSAVLLGFAGVMLVMGPGRETFAPIALAPLGAAFLYALAGVTARRIDASHSTALVNLYSAGVALVTATALALVMGGFSAINSWEDFGWIMTMGGLGGTAVLCLVASYRMTEQSNLAPFSYFGIPIAFVMGWITFDEAPFQDLFPGALLIAAGGLMVIWRERRLNRHSA is encoded by the coding sequence ATGACAAACCCGGATCGCACCGGCACAGCCATCCTGTTGTCGCTGTTGGCTTTGGTGCTGTTCGACCTGATGGGTTTGATCATCAAACATCTGTCGGTGAGCTATTCGGCCGCCGAGCTGTCAGCCTGGCGCAACCTGTTTGGGCTGGTGCCCGCCTTTGTCGCGCTCTGGTCCGCCCGCGCCTGGCGGCAAGGTGTACGCAACTGGCATATATCCCAATGGCCTTTGGCCTGTGCGCGCGGCTTTATCGTCACCTTTGCCCAGTTTCTGTTCTATTTGTCGCTGGGACATATGGCTTTTGCCACGGCGTCGACCATCACTTATGCAAACGCCCTGTTCATGACCGCCCTTGCGGTGCCTCTGTTGGGGGAAAAGGTCGGCTGGGTCCGGTGGTCCGCCGTCTTGCTGGGGTTCGCCGGCGTCATGCTGGTCATGGGACCGGGGCGTGAAACATTTGCGCCGATTGCCCTGGCCCCGCTTGGCGCGGCATTCCTTTATGCGCTTGCCGGCGTGACGGCCCGCCGGATCGACGCCAGCCATTCGACGGCCTTGGTCAATCTCTACTCGGCCGGTGTCGCCCTGGTAACGGCCACCGCGCTGGCCCTGGTCATGGGCGGGTTCTCAGCCATCAACAGCTGGGAAGACTTCGGCTGGATCATGACTATGGGAGGATTGGGGGGCACTGCCGTGCTTTGTCTTGTTGCCTCCTACCGAATGACGGAACAAAGCAACCTCGCCCCATTCAGCTATTTCGGTATTCCCATCGCCTTTGTCATGGGGTGGATCACCTTTGATGAGGCTCCGTTCCAAGATCTCTTTCCTGGTGCCCTCCTTATCGCGGCAGGAGGGTTGATGGTGATCTGGCGTGAACGCCGCCTCAACCGGCACTCTGCCTAA
- the pncB gene encoding nicotinate phosphoribosyltransferase — protein MDIATRVYNHKWKIDPIVRSLIDTDFYKLLMCQSVFRNKSDTQVTFSLINRSTHIPLAHLIDEGELREQLDHIRSLSLSRGESTWLRGNTFYGKRQMFRPDFMEWFENLRLPPYHLERRGDQYELTFEGSWPEVMLWEIPALAVLMELRGRAVLNDMGRFELQVLYARAMTKVWEKIEKLREIDGLSIADFGTRRRHSFLWQDWCVQAMMEGIGGKFTGTSNCLIAMRREVEAIGTNAHELPMVYSALARNDADLAQAPYDVLRDWHDEHEGNLRIILPDTYGTRGFLDNAPDWLAGWTGIRIDSGEPAKGAEIAINWWRDRGEDPRDKRVIFSDGLDVAQIAELHARFSGQVNVSFGWGTLLTNDFRGLVPQEALAPFSLVCKAVSANGHPTVKLSDNPEKAMGPPEEVRRYKRVFGVGAQDAIKVVV, from the coding sequence GTGGATATCGCAACGCGTGTTTACAATCACAAATGGAAGATTGATCCGATTGTCAGGTCGTTGATCGACACTGACTTTTATAAGCTGCTGATGTGCCAGTCGGTATTTCGCAATAAGTCCGACACCCAGGTGACGTTTTCCCTGATCAACCGATCCACGCATATTCCGTTGGCCCATCTGATAGATGAGGGCGAACTGCGCGAGCAACTGGATCATATCCGCTCACTGAGCCTGAGCCGGGGCGAGAGCACCTGGCTGCGCGGCAACACATTCTATGGCAAACGTCAGATGTTTCGCCCAGATTTTATGGAATGGTTCGAAAATCTGCGGCTGCCGCCCTATCATCTGGAGCGGCGAGGCGACCAATACGAACTGACATTCGAAGGCAGTTGGCCCGAAGTCATGTTGTGGGAAATTCCGGCGTTGGCGGTGTTGATGGAGTTGCGCGGGCGTGCCGTCCTGAATGACATGGGGCGGTTCGAACTTCAGGTGCTTTACGCGCGAGCCATGACCAAGGTCTGGGAAAAGATAGAAAAATTGCGCGAGATTGACGGTCTCTCTATTGCTGATTTCGGGACCCGTCGTCGTCATTCCTTTTTGTGGCAGGACTGGTGTGTGCAGGCGATGATGGAGGGGATCGGAGGCAAATTCACCGGAACCTCAAATTGTCTGATCGCAATGCGACGTGAAGTAGAGGCCATCGGGACAAATGCCCATGAATTGCCAATGGTTTACTCAGCTTTGGCCAGGAACGATGCCGACCTGGCACAGGCTCCCTATGACGTCTTGCGCGACTGGCATGACGAGCACGAAGGCAACCTGCGAATTATTCTGCCGGATACCTATGGAACCAGAGGGTTTTTGGACAACGCGCCGGATTGGTTGGCTGGGTGGACCGGCATTCGGATAGACAGTGGAGAGCCGGCCAAGGGTGCCGAAATTGCAATCAATTGGTGGCGAGACCGCGGCGAGGACCCGCGCGACAAGCGGGTGATTTTTTCTGATGGATTGGATGTGGCCCAAATCGCCGAACTGCATGCTCGGTTTTCCGGGCAGGTCAATGTGTCGTTTGGCTGGGGAACCCTGCTGACCAATGATTTTCGCGGGCTGGTGCCCCAAGAGGCATTGGCTCCCTTTTCTTTGGTGTGCAAAGCGGTTTCGGCAAACGGTCATCCGACGGTCAAGCTGTCAGATAATCCGGAAAAGGCGATGGGCCCACCAGAAGAAGTGCGTCGCTACAAGCGGGTATTTGGCGTGGGAGCACAGGATGCGATCAAAGTCGTCGTATGA
- a CDS encoding response regulator codes for MAAVLVIAGDILDHLCLRFALRMLDRGGDLPRLKLFTMLSAGVQAVTIVAAISLAWDSFGAHSEPLLAIAMLTGVAVNGGVALPFHSGAAIVRMGIYGAAILVQFGAEFLVVDQDLTKTFANFLGALILAYTVYLFTRAVNANFLSSQATTLELMQQRQKLERTNRELKEKQIEARKLALVAQHANDSVIIINSDGLIDWVNDAFSEITGYSFNEAVGTAPGALLNAPDTDLDVVAHLATTILAGETFRGEILNQHKQGHQFWIETNQVPVIGADGEIEMVVAIERDISAMRQHAMELEAAREAAEDATRAKSDFLATMSHEIRTPMNGVLGMSDLLSQTTLNDEQNLFVQTIQTSARTLLGLINDILDLSKLDARRMELSPVVFDVHACFSDTIRLLRGQAQEKSVGLSVDIDGTVPRWLSGDDRRIQQILFNLVGNAIKFTETGQVTVRVTCERNCKNPVLRFEVEDTGIGIPEAKLDKIFERFSQAEASTTRRFGGTGLGLTIARMLANAMGGEILVRSKVGQGTLFTVFLHLDPVPSEVPIQERNAAPMLLIDPKSGEPEHVPRDTLRVLVAEDNKVNRLVIAKFLKSMPVEVSFAHDGREAVERALEQEPDLIFMDMSMPVMNGLDATREIRAKCPVQPRIVALTANAFESDRDACLAAGMDGFLTKPLSRAELLAVLEKLQPRENHRMQG; via the coding sequence ATGGCGGCCGTTTTGGTAATTGCCGGAGATATTCTGGATCACTTGTGCCTGCGTTTTGCATTGCGCATGCTGGATCGAGGGGGCGATCTACCACGGCTCAAATTGTTTACCATGCTCAGCGCAGGGGTTCAGGCCGTCACCATTGTGGCGGCCATATCGCTGGCCTGGGACAGCTTTGGTGCGCATTCGGAGCCGCTTTTGGCGATTGCCATGCTGACCGGAGTTGCCGTCAACGGTGGGGTTGCATTACCGTTTCATTCCGGCGCCGCGATTGTTCGAATGGGGATTTATGGTGCCGCGATCCTGGTCCAATTCGGAGCGGAATTTCTGGTGGTGGATCAGGATCTGACCAAGACTTTTGCCAATTTTCTGGGTGCCCTCATTCTGGCCTATACGGTCTATTTGTTCACAAGAGCGGTCAACGCGAATTTTTTGAGTAGTCAGGCAACAACGCTGGAGTTGATGCAGCAACGACAGAAGTTGGAACGCACCAACAGGGAGTTGAAAGAAAAGCAGATCGAAGCGCGAAAGCTTGCTTTGGTAGCGCAACATGCCAATGACAGTGTGATCATAATTAACTCGGATGGGTTAATAGATTGGGTGAACGATGCCTTTTCAGAAATCACGGGGTATTCGTTCAATGAAGCCGTCGGGACGGCACCGGGTGCGCTTTTGAATGCACCGGACACGGATCTTGACGTGGTCGCGCACCTCGCGACGACGATCCTGGCAGGGGAGACATTCAGGGGGGAAATCCTCAATCAGCACAAGCAGGGGCATCAATTCTGGATAGAAACCAACCAAGTCCCGGTCATAGGGGCGGATGGGGAAATTGAAATGGTTGTCGCGATCGAACGCGACATTTCAGCAATGCGCCAACATGCCATGGAGCTGGAGGCCGCCCGCGAAGCGGCCGAGGACGCGACGCGCGCAAAATCTGATTTTCTTGCAACCATGAGCCATGAAATCAGGACCCCGATGAATGGGGTTCTCGGGATGTCTGACCTGCTATCCCAAACGACCTTGAACGACGAGCAAAACCTGTTTGTTCAAACCATCCAGACCTCTGCCAGAACATTGCTGGGTTTAATCAATGATATTCTGGATCTGTCCAAGTTGGACGCCCGGCGTATGGAGTTGAGCCCGGTCGTTTTTGACGTTCACGCCTGTTTTTCCGATACGATCCGCCTGTTGAGAGGGCAGGCACAAGAAAAGTCAGTGGGGTTGAGCGTCGACATTGATGGGACTGTTCCCCGGTGGTTGTCGGGTGATGACCGCCGCATCCAGCAAATTCTGTTCAATCTGGTGGGAAATGCCATCAAATTTACCGAAACCGGGCAGGTGACTGTCCGTGTCACCTGTGAACGAAATTGCAAGAATCCAGTGTTGCGGTTTGAAGTGGAAGATACTGGGATCGGCATTCCCGAGGCCAAGCTGGACAAGATTTTCGAACGTTTTTCTCAGGCCGAAGCTTCGACGACCCGACGTTTCGGAGGCACAGGATTGGGTCTCACCATAGCCCGAATGCTCGCCAATGCGATGGGCGGTGAAATCTTGGTGCGCTCAAAAGTGGGTCAGGGCACCCTGTTCACTGTCTTCCTGCATCTGGATCCCGTTCCATCAGAGGTTCCGATCCAGGAAAGAAACGCGGCACCTATGTTGTTGATTGATCCCAAATCAGGTGAGCCAGAACACGTTCCTAGGGACACGTTGCGTGTTCTGGTCGCCGAAGACAACAAGGTCAACCGGCTGGTCATCGCCAAATTTCTGAAATCCATGCCCGTTGAGGTGTCGTTTGCACATGACGGGCGCGAAGCGGTTGAACGTGCATTGGAACAGGAGCCGGATTTGATCTTTATGGATATGTCCATGCCGGTGATGAATGGTCTGGATGCTACGCGTGAAATTCGAGCCAAATGCCCCGTACAACCCAGAATAGTCGCCCTGACCGCGAACGCATTCGAGAGTGATCGAGATGCTTGTCTTGCCGCGGGAATGGATGGTTTTTTGACCAAACCGCTGTCTCGGGCAGAATTATTGGCCGTTCTGGAGAAATTGCAGCCGCGGGAAAACCATCGGATGCAGGGTTGA
- the pncA gene encoding bifunctional nicotinamidase/pyrazinamidase: MTSALIVIDVQNDFCPGGALAVPDGDAVVPVINDMIARWQTVILTQDWHPAGHSSFASQHPGTSPFETIPMPYGEQVLWPDHCIQGTRGAAFHTDLNTNADLILRKGFRPEIDSYSALFENDRTTATGLDGYLRDRAIHSLTLVGLATDFCVFFSAMDAKRLGYDVSVDLAGCRGIDLNGSLEAALKMMRAAEVTLI; encoded by the coding sequence ATGACAAGCGCGCTGATCGTGATCGATGTCCAAAACGATTTTTGCCCGGGTGGTGCACTGGCCGTGCCGGATGGCGATGCCGTGGTTCCTGTCATAAATGACATGATTGCCCGCTGGCAGACCGTGATCCTGACACAAGACTGGCATCCCGCAGGACATTCGTCATTTGCTTCGCAACATCCCGGAACATCTCCGTTTGAAACCATACCAATGCCCTATGGGGAACAGGTTCTGTGGCCGGATCACTGTATCCAGGGGACCCGCGGTGCAGCCTTTCACACGGACCTGAATACCAATGCGGATCTGATTCTTCGCAAAGGGTTTCGACCCGAAATCGATAGCTATTCCGCCCTGTTCGAAAATGATCGAACAACGGCGACAGGTCTGGACGGGTATCTGCGCGACCGGGCAATTCACAGTCTGACACTGGTTGGGCTGGCAACAGATTTCTGTGTGTTTTTCTCGGCCATGGATGCAAAGCGATTGGGGTATGATGTGTCCGTGGATTTGGCGGGATGCCGGGGAATCGATCTGAACGGGTCACTGGAGGCGGCGTTGAAAATGATGCGCGCGGCCGAGGTGACGCTGATTTGA